Genomic DNA from Marinobacter sp. ANT_B65:
CCGCACGTTCCAGCAGATGCAGATCTGTATGAACATGACAGCCATTGAAAACGTAATGCTGGGCCGGCACCTGACCCTGAAAAGCAATCTTTTTACTACGTTGTTCCGTTTGCCTGCGCTCACCCGGGGTGAAAAAGCTGCGCGGGAGAAAGCGGCCGAACTGATGGAGTTTGTCGGTTGTGGCGAGTATCTCGATACTGACGCCTCGGCGATGTCTTATGGCGCCCTGAAACGCCTTGAGATTGCCCGAGCGCTGGCCGCTGAGCCGAAAGTTGTCTTGCTGGATGAGCCGGCTGCTGGCCTGAATGCCGTGGAAACTGCTGCGCTGGAAGAACTGATCCGCAAGATCGCAGCGCAGGGCATTACTGTGATGCTGGTAGAGCACGACATGAAACTGGTGATGGGGATTTCTGACCGTTTGCTGGTGCTTAACTACGGGCGCGTACTGGCAGAAGGCACGCCGGAACAGATTCGTGCAAACCCGGACGTGATCGCAGCCTATCTGGGCGGTTAAACGGAGCGAGGGATAACCATAATGACACAGACACCGACCAAGGTTGCGCCTGAAAACAGCTACAGCCAGCAAGCCATAAGCACGATTGTTCAGGAACACCAGTCCCTGTGGCGCATACTTGATTTGCTGGATCAGCTTCAGCATGACATGAACATTAACGAACAGCAGCCTGATGAAACGCTGTTCAACAATATTTTTGATTACGTTCAGCACTTTGCCCGGCGGGTACACAGTTCCCCGGAAGAGATAGTTTTGTATCGCGTGCTGGGGGAAAAGTCCCCCGAGACCAAACCGCTACTGGATAAGCTGGCGCATGGTTACGTGATTGGCGATGGAAAGATTAACGAACTGCGACAGCTGCTGATGGTTTGCATGGAGCGCTGGCCTGATGGCCGGGAAGAATTCAGTCACGCATTGGCCCGGTTTACTGAAGCATTGCGCAAGCACATCAAAAAAGAAGAGGGGGTCGTTATACCCCGGGCGCGCAAACTTCTGAGTGAAGATGACTGGCGCCTGATTATTGAATCCCGTGATCAGGCCAACGATCCGTTGTTCGGCGAGCGGGTGAGGGATGAATTCCGGGAGCTGCGTCACCGCATCGTAAGCTATACGCCTGAACGCCTGGGTGGCCTGGGGTTGCATCATGCCTCGCGCAGAACCGCTGCGCACGCGACAGAGGAAATGCTTGCCATCAAGGGGCTGAAGACCTCCTATGGCCAGATCGAGGCGCTGCACGGCATTGATATCTGTATCAACAGCGGTGAAATAGTGTCTCTGGTTGGTGCCAATGGTGCTGGCAAATCGACGTTGTTGATGACTATCTCAGGTCTGCAGCCGACCGACAGCGGCAGCATTACCTTCGAAGGCAAAGACCTGCTGAAGATTGGCACCGATCAACGTGTAGCCAGTGGCATTGTGCAGGTTCCTGAAGGCCGGCAGGTGTTCAAGGATCTGAGTGTTGAAGACAATCTGCTACTGGGCGCCTACACCCGTGGTCGCAGCCCGGAAGTGGAGGAAGACATAGAGCGTATGTACGAAAAGTTCCCCATATTGCGGCAGAAACGCAGAAACCTGGCGGGCGAACTGTCCGGCGGCCAGCAGCAGATGCTGGCGATGGGGCGGGCTCTGATGGCCAAACCCAGGTTGCTACTGCTGGACGAGCCCAGCATGGGGCTGGCGCCATTAATTATCGAAGAAATTTTCAACATCATCAAAGAGTTGAAGAATGAAGGCATGACTATTTTCCTGGTGGAGCAGAATGCCTCCCAGGCGCTCGCTCTGGCAGATCGTGGCTATGTGCTGGAAACCGGCCGCGTGGTAGTTGAAGGTTCCGGGCGTGAGTTGCTGAGCAACGAGAAAGTACGTGAGGCGTATCTGGGTATGTAATGGAACACCACAAAAAAACCGCCAGAGCGTTAAGCTTCTGGCGGTTTTTTTATGGCCGGAAGTTTATTCCGGCTTTTTGGCAACCAGGGTCAGAATATCGTAGCTGGCAACCAGCTCGTCGTTCTGATTGGTGACCTGAACATCCCAAACCACCACACCTTGAGGGTGGCCATCTGGCGACGTACGGCCCTGGTCGATTTTGCGTTTACAGGTCAGGCGGGCGCGAATGGTATCGCCCGGTGCGACCGGCTCAATGAAGCGCAGCGTGTCCAGGCCATAGTTGGCCAGGACAGGGCCTTCGCCAGGATCAACGAACAGGCCGGCGGCGGCAGATAGCACGAAATAGCCGTGGGCAATGCGCTTGCCGAACTGGCTGTTCTTCGCGGCGATTTCATCGAAGTGCATGTAGAAGTGATCGCCCGACAAGCAACCGAAGTTCACCAGATCTGCCTCAGTAACCGTGCGACGGTGGGTCAGCAGCGATTGATTGATCTGTAGATCTTCAAAGTGATAACGGAACGGGTGAATGTCATTTTCGATCAACGTGGCACCGCGAACATATTCGCCGGTTACTGCTGCCAACATGGTGGGTGAACCCTGAATGGCGGTGCGCTGCAGGTAGTGATACACGGCGCGGATACCACCGAGTTCTTCGCCACCACCGGCGCGGCCCGGGCCGCCGTGCTTCAGCATAGGCAGGGGAGAGCCGTGGCCGGTAGATTCCTTTGCGGCTTCTGCGTCCAGCAAGTGCAGGCGGCCATGATAGGCTGCCAGCGCCGGAGCCAGCTTGGCAATGGTGACCGGGTCGCGGGTGGTTACGGTGGTAACCAGTGAACCACGGCCTTTGGCGACCAGCTCAACGGCTTCGTCCAGAGTGTTGTAAGGAATGATCGTGGCAACCGGGCCAAAGGCCTCGATGTCGTGTGCGCCACAGCCATTTTCCGGGTTACGGCATACCAACAGGTGCGGTTCGATGAACGCGCCTTTTTCGGTGCCCTCGCCTGTTGGCTTGAAGTTGCCTTCGCCTCCGAAGACAAGCTCACTGGTTTTCAGCAGCTCCTGGATGTTGGCTTTCACGTCTTCCAGTTGATCGATAGAGGCCAAAGCCCCCATGCGCACGCCTTCGACAGAAGGGTCACCCGTGGTGATTTTCGACAGTCGATCTTTGAGCTTGTCACACACCGCCTGTACCTGATCCTGAGGTACTATCACCCGGCGGATTGCAGTACATTTCTGACCGGCTTTGGCGACCATTTCGCGGCCGACTTCCCGCACAAACAGGTCAAACTCTTCGTGTTCCGGTTTTACATCCGGGGCCAGAACAGCACTGTTCAGCGAGTCTGCTTCGGCATTGAAAGGAATGGACCGGTTGATAATGTTCGGGTGATTTCGCAGCATCCGGGCGGTTTTCGCCGAGCCGGTAAAGGTAACCACATCCTGCTCTTCCAGGTGTTCGAACAGATCGCCGGTGCTGCCGATAATCAACTGCAGGCTGCCTTCAGGCAAAGCGCCTGATTCGTGCATCAGGCGCACGGCCAGTTCAGTCACGTAACAGGTCGACGTCGCCGGCTTAACAATGGAGGGCATGCCTGCCAGGAAGGTTGGCGCAAACTTTTCCAGCATTCCCCATACAGGAAAGTTGTAGGCGTCGATATGCAGTGCTACACCGCCACGAGGCACCATAATATGAGTGCCCGCAAAGTGATTGTTTTTGCCCAGGGGTGTTACCGGGCCTTCGTGGATCACATTGCCGGATGGCAGCTCACGGCGGCCCATGCTGGCATAGGAAAACAATGTACCGAAGCCGCCATCGATGTCGATACCGTTATCTGCTTTGCTGGAACCGGTATGCATTGAGAGAGCATAAAGTTCTTTCTTGTGCTCTTGCAGATACAGCGCCATGGCTTTTAGGGCCAGGGCGCGCTCCTGAAAATCCATGGCCAGCAGGTTTTTTCCGCCGACCTTGCGGCCATACTCCGCAGCTTTTCTGAAATCCAGTGTGTCGTCGTGTGTATAGGCAACGATCTCGCCGTTGATGGCGCTGGGCAGGGCTTTGCCCTGCTTTGAACCAATCCATTCACCGGCAATAAAACTCTTGAGAACTGACATGTAAGAAAACTCCAGAATCACATTTCGTCGTAGTCAAGGACGACCTTGTCACTGACGGGGTAGCACTGGCACGACAAAACGTAGCCGGCGTCTACTTCGTAGTCTTCCAGGGCAAAGTTCTGGTCCATTTCCACTTCGCCTTCCACCACTTTTGCGCGGCAGGTGGAGCAAACGCCTGCTTTACAGGAGTATGGCAGGTCAGCGCCTTCGTCATTACCTGCATCAAGGATGCTCTTGGTATCGCGGACCAGCTCAAAAGTCAGCGAGCGGCCATCGGCTTTGACAGTTACAACGCTGACGGCCTGAGGGTCTACTTTGTTTTCAGCCCGGTCTTTGCGGGACTGCGGAGCTCCACCGGCTGGTGTAAACAGCTCGTAGTGCACCTTTGTTTTTTCCAGACCATGGCGAACCAGCGAATCACGCACGGTTTCGGTCATCATCTGCGGCCCGCAGAGGAAAGCCGCGGTGAGGTTTTTGGCGTCGATCCAGTGATCAAACAGCTGGTCGCATTTCCCGGCATCAATGCGGCCGTTGTACAGATCTATGTCCTGTTCTTCCCGGGTAAAGATATACACCAGGTTGAAACGGGTCATATATTCGTTTTTCAGGTCCTGCAGCTGATCGCGGAACATGGTGCTGCTGGTGCCCTTGTTACCATAGAACAGGGTGACCTGACTTTTCGGTTCGGCTTCCAGTGTGGTTTTCACAATAGACAGAATCGGGGTGATACCACTACCGGCAGCCACTGCCAGGTAGTTGCCTTCCCGTTCCGGATCCAGATCAATGGAGAAATGGCCTTGCGGCGGCATGACGTCCAGAGTGGATCCGGGCTTCAGTTGTTCGTTGGCAAAACTGGAAAACACTCCGCC
This window encodes:
- a CDS encoding ABC transporter ATP-binding protein, which gives rise to MTALVEVNKLSKAFGGVHAVEDVSFSVDAGQVYSVIGPNGAGKTTLFNLITGLYTPTSGEVKLNGESTAKLQPNQLAERGMCRTFQQMQICMNMTAIENVMLGRHLTLKSNLFTTLFRLPALTRGEKAAREKAAELMEFVGCGEYLDTDASAMSYGALKRLEIARALAAEPKVVLLDEPAAGLNAVETAALEELIRKIAAQGITVMLVEHDMKLVMGISDRLLVLNYGRVLAEGTPEQIRANPDVIAAYLGG
- a CDS encoding ABC transporter ATP-binding protein, coding for MLAIKGLKTSYGQIEALHGIDICINSGEIVSLVGANGAGKSTLLMTISGLQPTDSGSITFEGKDLLKIGTDQRVASGIVQVPEGRQVFKDLSVEDNLLLGAYTRGRSPEVEEDIERMYEKFPILRQKRRNLAGELSGGQQQMLAMGRALMAKPRLLLLDEPSMGLAPLIIEEIFNIIKELKNEGMTIFLVEQNASQALALADRGYVLETGRVVVEGSGRELLSNEKVREAYLGM
- the paaZ gene encoding phenylacetic acid degradation bifunctional protein PaaZ, producing MSVLKSFIAGEWIGSKQGKALPSAINGEIVAYTHDDTLDFRKAAEYGRKVGGKNLLAMDFQERALALKAMALYLQEHKKELYALSMHTGSSKADNGIDIDGGFGTLFSYASMGRRELPSGNVIHEGPVTPLGKNNHFAGTHIMVPRGGVALHIDAYNFPVWGMLEKFAPTFLAGMPSIVKPATSTCYVTELAVRLMHESGALPEGSLQLIIGSTGDLFEHLEEQDVVTFTGSAKTARMLRNHPNIINRSIPFNAEADSLNSAVLAPDVKPEHEEFDLFVREVGREMVAKAGQKCTAIRRVIVPQDQVQAVCDKLKDRLSKITTGDPSVEGVRMGALASIDQLEDVKANIQELLKTSELVFGGEGNFKPTGEGTEKGAFIEPHLLVCRNPENGCGAHDIEAFGPVATIIPYNTLDEAVELVAKGRGSLVTTVTTRDPVTIAKLAPALAAYHGRLHLLDAEAAKESTGHGSPLPMLKHGGPGRAGGGEELGGIRAVYHYLQRTAIQGSPTMLAAVTGEYVRGATLIENDIHPFRYHFEDLQINQSLLTHRRTVTEADLVNFGCLSGDHFYMHFDEIAAKNSQFGKRIAHGYFVLSAAAGLFVDPGEGPVLANYGLDTLRFIEPVAPGDTIRARLTCKRKIDQGRTSPDGHPQGVVVWDVQVTNQNDELVASYDILTLVAKKPE
- the paaE gene encoding 1,2-phenylacetyl-CoA epoxidase subunit PaaE yields the protein MNKFYSLALKEVRPETRNAVSLSFDLPADVAEKFKYKQGQHIVVRTNLDGEEVRRTYSICTSVNDEELRIAVKRVPGGVFSSFANEQLKPGSTLDVMPPQGHFSIDLDPEREGNYLAVAAGSGITPILSIVKTTLEAEPKSQVTLFYGNKGTSSTMFRDQLQDLKNEYMTRFNLVYIFTREEQDIDLYNGRIDAGKCDQLFDHWIDAKNLTAAFLCGPQMMTETVRDSLVRHGLEKTKVHYELFTPAGGAPQSRKDRAENKVDPQAVSVVTVKADGRSLTFELVRDTKSILDAGNDEGADLPYSCKAGVCSTCRAKVVEGEVEMDQNFALEDYEVDAGYVLSCQCYPVSDKVVLDYDEM